One Fuerstiella marisgermanici DNA window includes the following coding sequences:
- the aroC gene encoding chorismate synthase codes for MPGNSFGQFFRITTAGESHGPGNVVIIDGVPPGIPVSVDDLMVDINRRRPGQSKLTTQRKEADAPEFLAGIFEGRTTGTSVAILIRNTDQRSKDYSDIKDKYRPGHADYTYDARYGFRDYRGGGRSSARETTARVAAGVLAKKLIERDFGGRVTGYVCQVGSVKANIPSPQDVSLQQVEQLPDGSPNIVRCPDYDAAAKMIDVIDTVRMDTDSIGGVSEIVATGVPAGLGEPVFDKLKADLAKALFSLPAVLGVEYGIGFGCAELRGSENNDIFESRDGTITTATNRHGGMLGGISSGLPIVLRAAIKPTSSLAKEQPTVTRDGTPTAISTKGRHDPCLLPRFVPMGEAMVAIVLADHWLRWKAIDR; via the coding sequence ATGCCCGGCAATTCCTTCGGACAGTTCTTCCGCATCACCACAGCTGGCGAAAGTCATGGGCCGGGGAATGTCGTCATCATAGATGGAGTGCCGCCGGGGATTCCTGTTTCGGTCGACGACCTGATGGTCGACATAAATCGTCGCCGGCCGGGGCAAAGTAAGCTGACAACGCAGCGTAAGGAAGCCGACGCCCCGGAATTTCTCGCAGGGATCTTCGAAGGTCGTACGACAGGCACCAGCGTCGCCATTCTGATCAGAAACACGGATCAGCGCAGCAAAGACTATTCGGACATCAAGGACAAATATCGCCCGGGCCACGCCGACTACACATATGACGCCCGCTACGGATTCCGCGATTATCGAGGCGGCGGGCGCAGCAGCGCTCGCGAAACGACGGCTCGAGTTGCAGCGGGAGTGCTCGCGAAGAAGCTGATCGAACGTGACTTTGGTGGTCGCGTAACGGGTTATGTCTGTCAGGTTGGTTCGGTAAAGGCCAATATTCCTTCGCCGCAGGACGTGTCGCTGCAGCAGGTCGAACAACTTCCCGATGGTTCGCCGAATATCGTGCGGTGTCCTGACTACGATGCGGCGGCGAAGATGATCGACGTGATCGACACCGTCCGGATGGACACGGATTCGATCGGTGGCGTGTCTGAGATTGTAGCCACCGGCGTGCCAGCCGGTTTGGGCGAACCTGTCTTTGATAAGCTGAAGGCCGATCTGGCGAAGGCGTTGTTTAGTTTGCCGGCTGTGCTGGGTGTCGAATATGGCATCGGCTTCGGTTGCGCCGAATTGCGGGGCAGTGAGAACAACGACATATTCGAATCTCGTGACGGAACCATCACCACAGCGACCAATCGACATGGCGGCATGCTGGGCGGAATCAGTTCCGGGCTGCCTATTGTGCTGCGAGCTGCCATCAAGCCGACCAGCAGTCTGGCCAAAGAACAACCCACGGTCACTCGCGACGGCACGCCCACGGCAATCAGTACCAAAGGTCGCCACGATCCCTGTCTTCTGCCTCGTTTTGTTCCGATGGGCGAAGCCATGGTGGCGATCGTGTTGGCCGATCATTGGTTGAGATGGAAAGCGATTGATCGGTGA